The Fusarium poae strain DAOMC 252244 chromosome 2, whole genome shotgun sequence nucleotide sequence TACATATATCCACGAAGTCCCTGTTTCCGCTTTCGTGTCAGTTGTCAGTATTTAACATTCCTATCCGTACAATCTCCGGTGATCTACGCAAGTGACCCGTCAACCTACAGTCACGCCACAATCATCCTCTACATTGTCGGCCCGAAGATCTCCAGACCCGTCACCTCTCTCGGCTTTAAATATGAACTGATCTCGAGTCGACACTATTTTCATCTGATCTGACGTTCTCGGTCAAGTTGATTTCCACTGACAAATATCCCAAAACTTATCTCCTCACTCAAGTTGAGGATATTATTAGAAATGCCGTCGCTAGAGGCGTAATCCACGACGTTAAAGAGTCAATTTATGCTGATGAGACTGGACTGTATTTTTTATCCCCATGCTCTAAGTCTTGAGGACTTGTTCCTCTACTACTCTTTGTGCTATGCACGTGGTATCATCTTCTTTTACATCCGGCATTGTTTGTGACAGTTCTCATGATCTACATCGTACGCCTCAAGTCGGATGCGGGATAACTGGTACCGAAAGTTAAATCTAAAAATTGCAGGACTACGGACAGAATGGATGCAGGTGTATCACAATTACTTGCATAAGCACGTGGAATCCTTGACGAGCAACGCCAGCTTTAAAAATCAAGCGGAAGTGTTATTAAAAACTCATTGTGATCATATATCATTCATTCGCTATATGCTTGCTACAAATATCTAAAACCAAGCCTCGGTATGCATTTCTAAATGGAGTTGTCACCGCACGAGAAAGTGCCCCGGATCTTGCTTGAATCGTTCTCGAAGATGTTTAGCAATTCGGTAATCGATGACCACAGACCACCGCCGTTCATAAACAGCGACTGGACAATAAGAAGTCCGTTGAGGACGCAAAGAGCAGTCTTCTTCCAATTCTTGGTATATTGGCCCTTGTTGATGTGGAACCAGAAGATGGCACTAAGACCGAACGTGAACCAAGCAATCGTCGTCGCAGAAGAGATGGAGAGAATAGAGTCGAAGATGGGAATAGCGTTGGAAATAACAAAGACAATAATCCAGTATAGGGTCACGCAGATAACCCAAACGCTCCACGACTTGACACTTCGGTCGGTGACTTGGTGGGTGGCTTTGAGGCCACGCATGGCAACAACGTACATGTATTTGATGCCAGTGTGACCGAATGCCATGGCAGTCGCAAACACACATGGCAAAACGAGTCCATAAGCGACTTTAGCAGCAAGTCTGGGCGCAGATCCCAAGGCAGGAGATGTGGTGTAGTCGCCGGCCAGACAATAGATAGCGACAGCGACGATGGTGTAAAGACTAATCGAGAAGCATTCAAGGCAGGCCAAGGCCATGGGGAAGTCTCGGCTGGGGTTCTTCATCTCGGCCATGTACGAAACGAAGCTGATATTTCCTGCGTATGCATAGCAGATCTTCAGACAGGCGTTGAGACCTTGACGGAAAGTAGGGTTACCGATGACTTTGATCTCCTTGTCCCAACCAGGGGGGGCCTGGGAGGGTGAGGAAAAGCCCAAGCTGATCATGACAGTGAGAGCAGCAGCCAAAATGCTGAGGGTAGATGGGATT carries:
- a CDS encoding hypothetical protein (TransMembrane:11 (i73-91o97-119i148-172o178-199i211-230o255-277i289-312o332-356i377-398o404-428i440-462o)); amino-acid sequence: MGTEDKTTKTQPDMGHQQGQDSPASIRGIDGNEISNINDAGDDIMASKEQHSDEPVQNIFNQGGKNYRTLGKWDTVFVLITNQVGLGVLSLPGCLQVLGVVPGVIAVIGLGCLSAYTAYELLQFYRKYPHVVNVVDMCGIIGGRPLEIIAGIGLMIKVMMTCASASVTLSVAFNTLSNHSLCTVSFVIIATVACWVLCLPRTVKFVSQSGIPSTLSILAAALTVMISLGFSSPSQAPPGWDKEIKVIGNPTFRQGLNACLKICYAYAGNISFVSYMAEMKNPSRDFPMALACLECFSISLYTIVAVAIYCLAGDYTTSPALGSAPRLAAKVAYGLVLPCVFATAMAFGHTGIKYMYVVAMRGLKATHQVTDRSVKSWSVWVICVTLYWIIVFVISNAIPIFDSILSISSATTIAWFTFGLSAIFWFHINKGQYTKNWKKTALCVLNGLLIVQSLFMNGGGLWSSITELLNIFENDSSKIRGTFSCGDNSI